In one Rutidosis leptorrhynchoides isolate AG116_Rl617_1_P2 chromosome 8, CSIRO_AGI_Rlap_v1, whole genome shotgun sequence genomic region, the following are encoded:
- the LOC139863670 gene encoding F-box/kelch-repeat protein At3g06240-like has translation MTSEALVDVVEQILVRLDVKDLIRCKSVCKSWHSLISSDRFINYHLNCSCNNDLNNYAIGHRRILAPHTLLLELSMIGSSNGLVCIYQQFNGQLLVANPSTREVKKLPELRLDISECWGFGYDSSTKDYKVIVGFWRLKTTCFYLLSLKTNIWEVIRDVKYEPIMSVRGVLLDGSIHWLMINKNNSKKVILSFDLSREDFIEISLPDECDQHNMRLGVIKQCLCIFSLSPYSRKREMKWVLKKYNAKKFWKRVPDDYGIKCDVIHKLKLEDRTSTPDNNKISIHCGLRHLCINGHYVSDPIFVQSLVSPHVR, from the coding sequence ATGACGTCAGAGGCTTTGGTTGATGTGGTTGAACAAATATTGGTTAGATTGGATGTGAAAGATCTAATCCGATGCAAGAGCGTTTGTAAGTCGTGGCATTCTTTAATCTCCAGCGAtcgttttattaattatcatttaaacTGTTCTTGCAACAATGATCTCAATAATTATGCGATTGGACATAGAAGGATCCTTGCACCTCATACTCTGTTACTTGAACTGTCGATGATTGGTTCATCAAATGGCCTCGTATGCATCTATCAACAATTTAATGGTCAACTTTTAGTAGCTAATCCTTCGACTCGAGAGGTGAAAAAACTGCCCGAACTTCGTTTGGATATTTCTGAATGTTGGGGGTTTGGCTATGATTCATCTACGAAAGACTACAAGGTTATAGTAGGGTTTTGGAGACTTAAAACGACATGTTTTTATCTGTTGTCTTTAAAAACAAATATATGGGAAGTTATTAGAGATGTGAAATATGAACCTATCATGAGTGTGAGGGGTGTCTTATTGGATGGGTCAATTCATTGGCTAATgatcaataaaaataatagtaagaaAGTCATTCTTTCTTTTGATTTATCTCGAGAAGATTTTATAGAAATCTCGTTACCAGATGAATGCGATCAACATAATATGAGGCTTGGTGTTATCAAACAATGTCTTTGCATATTTAGTCTATCGCCTTATAGTAGAAAACGGGAAATGAAATGGGTACTGAAAAAATACAACGCAAAAAAGTTTTGGAAACGGGTGCCTGATGATTATGGCATCAAGTGTGATGTTATACACAAGTTGAAATTGGAGGATCGCACGAGTACTCCGGACAATAATAAGATTAGTATTCATTGCGGCTTAAGACACTTGTGTATTAATGGGCACTACGTTAGTGATCCTATATTTGTGCAGAGCCTTGTATCTCCCCATGTACGCTGA